The genomic DNA AGTTCTGCAATGCTATTGTCGGGCGACACACCGGGTGCCTGCGGCAACTGGCACACCCCGACAAAATGCCTTGGAAACAGAGAGCAAACACGATGCACGAGGTCATTGCACTCGCTCGACCAGACGGCATTCGCCTCTGCGCCTGCGAGATGATGTCCCATGCCCGCAGCGCGGGGCGAGAAGATCGTGAGGTCGGTGCCGCGCTCGCGTTGAATGCGGCGCTGTCCCGTTTCGATGCTTTCGCGGATCTCGTCATCCGTGATGACGGGACGCGGCGGCACGGGCGTGCCGTCTTTCAGCGCGGCAATCTGCTTCGCGCGCCACGCTTCGTGCGATCGTGGCGACGTCGTGTAATGACCGTGGCAGTCGATGATCATGTAGCGAACCCTTTGAGTCTTTCCAATGAACCTGCGATAAACACTATTAGCTGCCGGTGGCGGCATCGCCATTCGCGAGCGCCGAAGACGTGCCCTCCTCCGGCGGCGTGGCGCGCATGACCAACGCGATGATCGTCGCGATCACGAGGAACGCCGCGATGGTCAGCAACGCCAGCGAGAAGTTGCCCGTCGCGCGGCGCACCAATCCGATGCTCCACGGCCCCACCAGTCCGCCGAACTGCGCGATCGTGTTGATCAGCGCAATCGTGGCGGCGCCCGCCGCGCCTGTGCGGAACGACGACGCGAGGCTCCAGAACAGTGGATTGCCCGCGTAAATAAAGAGTCCCGTTACGCACAGCAGCGCATAAGCGATCACGGGATTCGGCGCATAGGCACTGCCCGCGATGGCAATCGCGCTCGCGCCATACACGAATGCGAGGTGCTTCTTGCGGTCGCCGGAACGGTCGGAACTGCGGCTGATCAGGAACGTGCCCAGTACGCCTAGCAGCGGGGGCGCAGCAGAAAGAAAGCCGACTTCGATATTGCTCAGATGGCCAAGGCTCTTGACGATCTGCGGCAGCCACAGAAAGAGCCCGTAAATCCCCACGAGCGCACAGCCGAACAGACATGCAAGGCTCCACACGCGGATATCGCCCGCCACGCGCAGAAAAGAAACATGCGTATGGCCACCGAGCGCTTCGCGTTCGGCGGCGAGCGTCGATTCGAGCCAGCGCTTCTCGTCGTCGCTAAGCCATGCGGCATCGGCGGGACGCTCGGTCATGATGCGCAGCGTCAGGAGGCCTAGCAGCATCGCCGGGACGCCTTCGAGGATAAACATCCATTGCCAGCCATGCAGTCCGAGCACGCCGTTCGCGTAGGTCATCAGCGACGTCGAGATCGGGCCGCCGAGCACCGCAGAAAACGAGCCCGCGATGATGTAGCCGCCAACGGCGCGCGCCCGGTAGCGTTCGGGAAACCACTTGGTCAGATAAACGGCGACGCCGGGCAGGAAGCCCGCTTCCATCACGCCCAGCAGAAAGCGCAGCACGTAGAAGCTGGTGTCGTTGAACACGAACGCGGTGGCGGCTGCCACCGCGCCCCACGTGAGCAGAATGCGCGCAATCCACCGACGCGCGCCGACCCGATGCAACAGCAGATTGCTCGGCACTTCGAGCAGCATGTATCCGACGAAGAAAATACTCCCCGCGAAGCCGAACACGGCAGGACTGAAGCCCATGTCGTTGTTCATGTCGAGCGCTGCGAAGCCGATGTTGATGCGGTCGAGATAGTTGAAGAACATCATTGCGAAGAGCAAGGGCATCAAGCGCCCGTACACTTTTCGCATGGTTGCTGCTTCGTCGATGCGGGTCATGCCGTCTCCTTCCTGAGCGCGCGACACTGCGGTCGCTTCATTCCAGTGGACTGAGCGATGTGGTTCAAACCACAACGTCAGCTACCTGTTCGATGGTAGGAATGCGCAGCCAGGAAGTCCAAGACGAGATGCTTATTCTTGTATAACGATCGTCTTATAGTGTGCCGCTGTCGTCGAGCGGCGGCGGAAGGCAGCGTAAGAATGCGAGCAGATGCGGCGACGTGTCGTCGTCGCGATAGGTGGCGGCGAGGGTCGAACGCTGTGCGGAACCCGGGCCTTCCAGATGGCGATACACGACGTCGGTACGTCCATGCCGGGCAACCGATTCCCCGACCACCGTCACGCCCAGCCCCGCCGCGACGAGCGCAATCGCAGTCTGTATTTCGTAAGCCTGGTGCGCGATGAACGGCGTGACACCCGCATCGCGATACAGCGACAGCACCGACCGCTTGTACTGCGCATTCTGATGCTTCGGATAGAGGATCAACGGCGTGTCGGCCAGTTCGGCGACTTTCACTTTCTTTCGCTTTGCAAGCGGATGATCGAGCGCCATCACGACGACGAGTTGCTCACGCAACAGCACGCGCGACGTGTAGCCCGACATCGCGAGCGGCTGTCGTCCGATGCCGACGTGGATGCGCATGTCGCGCAGCGCGTCGCTCTGTTCGTCGGTGAGCATTTCGTAGAGCTTCAGCTCGACCTGCGGAAACTCGCGGTGAAAGGCCTTCAACGCAGGCGGCAGAATGCTGTACATCGCCGAGCGCGTGAAGCCGACACTCAACCAGCCGCGCCGGCCCATGCCGATTTCGGCCGCGCCGAGCGTCGCCTGTTCGAGCGAGCCGAGTATTTGCTTCGCCTCGGTACACAGGTACTGTCCTGCTTCCGTGAGACGCAGCGGCCTGCGCGTGCGGTCGATCAGTTGCGTGCCGAGCCGTTCTTCCAATGCGCGGATCTGCTGGCTGAGCGCGGGTTGCGCAATATGCAGACGCTCCGCGGCGCGGCTGAAGTTCAGCTCTTCAGCGAGCGTCACGAAACATTGAAGCGCTCTGAGGTTCATCGGTCGAGTCGTTGCGTTGGATCGTTGGGCGTCGACATGATGACATGCTTCGCAGGTCGCGACGATCCACACCATCCCACGTTCTGGCTCAGCCAGCCGCTTCCTTCTGCTCCACGGGCACGCCCACATCCATCGCGCTCGACACCTGCCGCAATTCATCCGCGATGATCGAAATCAGCGCTTCCGCCGCCGCGCTGAGCGGCCGGCGCGGATGGCTCACGCGCACGATGTGCCGCACGATGCGTGGCGCGAGTATCGGATACGCGCGCAACGTCCCCTCACGCACCGCGCGTCCAACGACGATACGCGGCAGAATCGTCGCAAAGCGCGTCTTCTCGACGAGCGCGACGATGGTTGACAG from Paraburkholderia terrae includes the following:
- a CDS encoding MFS transporter, which codes for MTRIDEAATMRKVYGRLMPLLFAMMFFNYLDRINIGFAALDMNNDMGFSPAVFGFAGSIFFVGYMLLEVPSNLLLHRVGARRWIARILLTWGAVAAATAFVFNDTSFYVLRFLLGVMEAGFLPGVAVYLTKWFPERYRARAVGGYIIAGSFSAVLGGPISTSLMTYANGVLGLHGWQWMFILEGVPAMLLGLLTLRIMTERPADAAWLSDDEKRWLESTLAAEREALGGHTHVSFLRVAGDIRVWSLACLFGCALVGIYGLFLWLPQIVKSLGHLSNIEVGFLSAAPPLLGVLGTFLISRSSDRSGDRKKHLAFVYGASAIAIAGSAYAPNPVIAYALLCVTGLFIYAGNPLFWSLASSFRTGAAGAATIALINTIAQFGGLVGPWSIGLVRRATGNFSLALLTIAAFLVIATIIALVMRATPPEEGTSSALANGDAATGS
- a CDS encoding LysR family transcriptional regulator: MNLRALQCFVTLAEELNFSRAAERLHIAQPALSQQIRALEERLGTQLIDRTRRPLRLTEAGQYLCTEAKQILGSLEQATLGAAEIGMGRRGWLSVGFTRSAMYSILPPALKAFHREFPQVELKLYEMLTDEQSDALRDMRIHVGIGRQPLAMSGYTSRVLLREQLVVVMALDHPLAKRKKVKVAELADTPLILYPKHQNAQYKRSVLSLYRDAGVTPFIAHQAYEIQTAIALVAAGLGVTVVGESVARHGRTDVVYRHLEGPGSAQRSTLAATYRDDDTSPHLLAFLRCLPPPLDDSGTL